Proteins from a single region of Theobroma cacao cultivar B97-61/B2 chromosome 10, Criollo_cocoa_genome_V2, whole genome shotgun sequence:
- the LOC18586869 gene encoding calcium-dependent protein kinase 1, which produces MGNTCVGPSISKNGFFQSVSAAMWRSRIPDDSVSHTNGETGSEVASKEPESPLPVQNKPPEQVTMPKPETKPENKPETNPEKPSKPKSPHMKRVSSAGLRTESVLQRKTGNFKEYYSLGRKLGQGQFGTTFLCVEKATGKEYACKSIAKRKLVTDDDVEDVRREIQIMHHLAGHPNVISIKGAYEDAVAVHVLMELCAGGELFDRIVQRGHYTERKAAALTRTIVGVVEACHSLGVMHRDLKPENFLFVNQQEDSLLKTIDFGLSIFFKPGEKFTDVVGSPYYVAPEVLRKRYGPEADVWSAGVILYILLSGVPPFWAESEQGIFEQVLHGDLDFESDPWPSISESAKDLVRRMLVRDPRRRLTAHEVLCHPWIQIDGVAPDKALDSAVLSRMKQFSAMNKLKKMALRVIAESLSEEEIAGLKEMFKMIDTDNSGQITFEELKAGLKRVGANLKESEIYDLMKAADVDNSGTIDYGEFVAATLHLNKIEREDHLFAAFSYFDKDGSGYITPDELQQACEEFGIEDVRLEEMIREVDQDNDGRIDYNEFVAMMQKGNLASNVAGAGKKGLQNSFSIGFREALKL; this is translated from the exons ATGGGCAATACTTGTGTAGGACCAAGCATTTccaaaaatggatttttccAATCGGTTTCTGCTGCTATGTGGCGGTCCCGAATACCTGATGACTCAGTTTCTCATACTAATGGGGAAACTGGGAGTGAGGTAGCATCTAAAGAACCTGAATCACCATTACCAGTCCAAAACAAACCTCCAGAACAAGTGACAATGCCCAAACCAGAGACCAAACCAGAAAATAAACCAGAAACTAATCCTGAAAAACCATCAAAACCCAAGTCCCCTCATATGAAGAGGGTCTCTAGTGCAGGGCTCCGGACTGAGTCAGTGTTACAAAGAAAGACTGGTAATTTCAAGGAATATTATAGCCTGGGGAGGAAATTAGGACAAGGGCAATTTGGGACGACTTTTCTTTGTGTGGAGAAGGCAACTGGAAAAGAGTATGCTTGCAAATCGATTGCAAAGAGAAAGCTGGTAACTGACGATGATGTAGAGGATGTGAGAAgagaaattcaaataatgcaCCACTTGGCAGGGCATCCAAATGTTATATCAATAAAAGGGGCTTACGAGGATGCAGTGGCAGTTCATGTTCTTATGGAATTATGTGCTGGTGGAGAGCTTTTTGATAGAATTGTTCAGCGTGGACATTACACGGAAAGAAAGGCAGCTGCACTTACGAGGACTATAGTTGGGGTTGTGGAAGCTTGCCATTCTTTGGGGGTTATGCATAGAGACCTTAAACCtgagaattttctttttgtcaatCAGCAGGAGGATTCACTTCTGAAGACAATTGATTTTGGATTATCAATATTCTTTAAGCCAG gtgaaaaatttactgatGTGGTTGGGAGCCCATACTATGTTGCCCCAGAAGTCTTACGAAAGCGTTATGGTCCAGAAGCAGATGTATGGAGTGCAGGAGTAATTCTTTATATTCTCTTAAGCGGAGTTCCTCCCTTTTGGGCTG AATCCGAGCAAGGTATATTTGAACAGGTCTTGCATGGTGACCTTGATTTTGAGTCAGATCCTTGGCCTAGCATCTCTGAAAGTGCAAAAGATTTGGTGAGGAGAATGCTTGTTCGCGACCCCAGGAGACGGTTAACTGCACATGAAGTTTTGT GTCACCCTTGGATACAGATTGATGGTGTTGCTCCTGACAAGGCTCTTGATTCTGCAGTTTTAAGTCGTATGAAACAATTTTCTGCGATGAATAAGCTCAAGAAAATGGCCCTTAGA GTAATTGCAGAGAGCCTATCTGAAGAAGAAATAGCTGGCCTCAAAGAAATGTTCAAGATGATAGACACCGACAACAGTGGTCAGATCACCTTTGAAGAACTTAAAGCAGGATTGAAAAGAGTTGGAGCGAATCTTAAGGAGTCTGAAATTTATGACCTTATGAAAGCA GCTGATGTTGATAATAGTGGCACAATCGATTATGGGGAATTTGTAGCTGCTACACTGCACCTAAACAAAATCGAGAGAGAAGATCATTTATTTGCTGCCTTTTCCTACTTTGATAAGGATGGTAGTGGTTATATTACTCCAGATGAGCTCCAACAAGCTTGCGAGGAGTTTGGCATAGAGGATGTTCGCCTTGAGGAAATGATTCGAGAAGTCGATCAGGATAAT GATGGACGCATCGATTACAATGAGTTTGTGGCCATGATGCAGAAAGGAAACCTTGCCTCAAACGTTGCCGGTGCTGGTAAGAAAGGCCTACAAAACAGTTTTAGCATCGGATTTAGAGAAGCGTTAAAACTTTAG